From the genome of Parasteatoda tepidariorum isolate YZ-2023 chromosome X1, CAS_Ptep_4.0, whole genome shotgun sequence, one region includes:
- the LOC107445941 gene encoding copper homeostasis protein cutC homolog isoform X4: MECILEVCVDNIESARKAEAGGADRIELCQALAVGGLTPSLGFLRKIKENLNIPVFTMIRARDGDFSYSELEVEQMKDDIRAALSVGINGFVLGALRKNNVDKEVCYSLLKECGNKPVTFHRAFDLIEDSSVALSDIIELGFSRILTSGHSTSAYKGMENIKSFIEKVVA; encoded by the exons atggAATGCATTCTGGAAGTTTGTGTAGATAATATTGAATCGGCTAGAAAGGCTGAAGCTGgag gTGCAGATCGAATAGAATTATGTCAAGCCCTTGCAGTTGGAGGTTTAACTCCAAGTTTAG gttttttaagaaaaataaaagagaatttaaatataCCAGTTTTTACAATGATTAGAGCCAGAGATGGAGACTTTAGCTATAGTGAATTAGAAGTTGAGCAGATGAAAGATGACATTAGAGCAGCCTTGTCTGTTGGAATCAATGGTTTTGTTCTGGGTGCTCTCAG GAAAAATAATGTTGATAAAGAAGTATGTTATTCTTTGTTaa aggAATGTGGCAATAAACCTGTTACATTTCATCGAG CCTTTGATTTGATAGAAGACTCATCTGTAGCTCTATCTGACATCATTGAATTGggattttcaagaattttaactAGTGGACATTCAACAAGTGCTTACAAAggaatggaaaatattaaatcttttattgaaaag
- the LOC107445941 gene encoding copper homeostasis protein cutC homolog isoform X3, with protein MECILEVCVDNIESARKAEAGGADRIELCQALAVGGLTPSLGFLRKIKENLNIPVFTMIRARDGDFSYSELEVEQMKDDIRAALSVGINGFVLGALRKNNVDKEVCYSLLKECGNKPVTFHRAFDLIEDSSVALSDIIELGFSRILTSGHSTSAYKGMENIKSFIEKVESRIIIMPEIYSGKSGKLRDFFLIWRVATLQ; from the exons atggAATGCATTCTGGAAGTTTGTGTAGATAATATTGAATCGGCTAGAAAGGCTGAAGCTGgag gTGCAGATCGAATAGAATTATGTCAAGCCCTTGCAGTTGGAGGTTTAACTCCAAGTTTAG gttttttaagaaaaataaaagagaatttaaatataCCAGTTTTTACAATGATTAGAGCCAGAGATGGAGACTTTAGCTATAGTGAATTAGAAGTTGAGCAGATGAAAGATGACATTAGAGCAGCCTTGTCTGTTGGAATCAATGGTTTTGTTCTGGGTGCTCTCAG GAAAAATAATGTTGATAAAGAAGTATGTTATTCTTTGTTaa aggAATGTGGCAATAAACCTGTTACATTTCATCGAG CCTTTGATTTGATAGAAGACTCATCTGTAGCTCTATCTGACATCATTGAATTGggattttcaagaattttaactAGTGGACATTCAACAAGTGCTTACAAAggaatggaaaatattaaatcttttattgaaaag gttGAATCAAGAATAATTATCATGCCTG aaatttactcTGGAAAGTCTGGAAAACTCAGGGATTTTTTTTTGATCTGGAGAGTGGCCACCCTGCAATGA